GCTGGAATCATGAAGGCAGCCAAGGAATCCGGCAATATCGCCGGCGGCTACAACCAGGTGTACTTCACCCTGGCCATCATGGCTGTCGTGGGCATTGTGCTTACCCTCGTTGTCAAGAGACCGATACATTCTGTCGACTAGCAACTCCGTCAACTGCCCAATATAAAAGGCGGCTCCTTGATGGGGCCGCCTTTTATTGCCGATCCGTCTTTTTCTCGATCTATCTGTGACAGGGTTGTAAAAAGTCCATCATCTGTGCGCCCCGGCTCTCTTGGATGCCTTGAGGGGATTGATCTTCGCCTGGGCGATAACGGGATTTCCCTTCTCCACGTGCGTGGCATAATTGCAGACGCCTATGTTCCATTTCGCCGCCGGGTTGGCGCTGGCCACACAGTAGAAATTATCCTCGATCTCCCTGGCATTCCCACAGCCCTCGCAGGCCTGCACAACGGGCTCGCAATGGCCTCCATTGTAGGTACAGCCCTGCCGGGTCATAAAAATACAGTCGATTTCCTCCTTGAGAATAGTGCAGATCATCTTTCGTTCCTCCATGAAAAGGTTTCAATGCCCACGCATTGGACATCATTGATTGATTTGCGCCCCACTGCATGGACGCGTTGAGAAAACCCCTTTACACAAAACGGCTGGATTTTTATACTTTCTACAGGGAAAAATCAAGACAAATTTTTCAGGGTCGTCCTGGAAAAGAGTATCTGGAGGAAAACCGGAAAAGAGAAAATGTAATCTAACACAGAAGGGCACAGGGTTCACGGGGTTAAATCAAGCCTTTTTTTCTCGCTCGCTCGTCACGCTGCGAGCGTGACTCACCAGAGATCGCAGAGAAAACCAAAATAAAGGTTTATAATCTTTCCAAATCTCTTCTCCGCGTGCTCAGCGAGAGAACAATGTGTCTTGGCGCTTTACGACTGGAACCCTCTTGTAAAACCCTGCCTGCCAAGTCGAAGCTTTACTCGAAGGCTGGTGGTGTGATCTGGAAGTGGTCACGCTGTGATAAGTTAACTTCGGAAAGGCCCGCATGAAACTGCTGATCCATATATGCTGCGCACCTGACGCCACCATCGGGATCCAGCGCCTCACGGACCGCTGCCGGGCTGAGGGCTACTTTTTCAACCCCAACATCCATCCCGGGGGCGAATACCGACGGCGGCTTGAGGCGATGAAAGACCTTGCAGCCGCCACCGGTTTTCCCTTCCTGGAGGGGGCATACGATCCGGAGGTCTGGCACGAGACAGTGAAGGGCATGGAAAACGAGCCTGAGAAGGGAAAGCGCTGCATCGAATGCATCCGCCTGAGACTCAGGGAAACAGCGAGGGTGGCCAGGGAACGTGAATTTAGCCATTTCGCGGCGGTCCTCACCGTCAGCCCCCACAAGGACGCCGAAATGGTCAACAGGATAGGCCGGGAGGCCGCGGCGGAATTCGGAGTAAACTACATCCCCACCAACCTGAAGAAGAAGGACGGATTCAAGATCAGTGTTCAGCTCAGCAGGATGTACGATCTTTACAGGCAGAACTACTGCGGCTGTGTCTACAGCTTACCGTCTGATGGGCAGCCGGAAGACCCGTAAATCCGTTAAGTGCAAAGTGTTAAGTATGGGTCACACTTATCCACAGGTGTGGATAAACCTGTGGATAAGTGCAATTCCGCCAGCCCCAGGGTGGAGTTATCCAGAAGCGCCAGGAACAGCCGATAGCCACCGCAGGGGGTGGCCCCCTCGACACGAAGCTCCGCCATAAAATCGCACCCATCCTTCAGATAGGAACACCGCATGCAGAGAGCCTCAATCAGTTGACCGACCTTGCGGGGAACGCCGGGAGGCCGGTTCAGCAGGCTCGCCAGGTGCCCCTGGTGGATTTTCCCACCGGCCATGGCATGAAGAAAGGCGGTGAAGCCGGCACACCCTGTTTCGCCCCCTTCGTCATTCCTGAAATATTCGCAATATCCACGGCAGGCCAGATCAGCGGCCGTTTTCCGTAAATCGTGTGCGGAATCGAAAAAAGCGGCAAACGACTCATAACTGAGTCCAGCGGGATTATTGTTTTTCATCCACCCTCATCCCCATCGCTACAGGACATATCAGGACCTTCTTGACATGTCGCTCGTCCGACTTGATCACGGTAAATCTCAGCCCTGAAAGATCCACAGACTCCCCCGAGGCCGGGACTTTGCCGGTGGTCTCCATTATGAGGCCACCCACCGTTTTGCAGGTAGTGTCTATATTCATCTGCGGGAAAACTTTCTCCAGCTCATCCAGCGGGGCCTTTCCCGAGACCTCCAGGGCGCCTGAGGGGAGTTTCTTCATCATCTCCACCTCCCGGTCAAACTCGTCGTGGATCTCGCCAACCAGTTCCTCCAGGAAGTCCTCAAGGGTGATCAGCCCCTCTGTCCCGCCGAATTCATCGACGACAATGGCGAGATGGGTCTTTTCCTCCTGCAGCTCCCGGAAAGCACGGCCCAGAGGGGCGCTCTCCGGGATAAAATGCGGCTTTGCGATGTGTTCGCCCACGCGAAAGGCATCCCGCTCAGCAGAACTGGCCAGGATCAAATCCTTGGCGTGAAACACACCGACGATATCATCCAGGTTCTCACGGTAGACCGGAAGCCGACTGTGCCCGCTTTCGATCACCGTCCGGATAATATGGTCGATTTCATCGGACAGTTCCAAGGCCCGGACCTCCGTTCGGGGTGTCATTACATCCTTAACCGTCTGCCGGTCAAAGTGAAACACCCTGTTTATCAGGTCGGCGGGGTACTTTTCTATACCGCCCTCGCTGGCGCTGAGGCTGACCATCAGTTCCAGCTCATCCGCTTCCACCGGGGAAAAATCCCTGTCCGGATCGCCGCCTGTCAGCCTGATCAATGTGGATGTCATCCGGGTGAAAAATCGGGTGATCGGCCATGTAATAAAATAAAAGAGCGCAAGTGAAATTGAGACAGAGAGGACAAAGCGCTCAGGGTACTTTCGCGCCATGACTTTCGGGGTTATCTCCCCGAACATCAGGATGACGAACGTCATCACGCCCACCGCAACGGCGATCCCTCCATTTTGAAATATCTTTGAGGCGACGTCCGTCGCCAGGGCCGAAGCGGCGATATTGACGAGGTTGTTTCCGAGGAGAATGGAGGTGAGAAGAGCGTTGGGATCCTTGAGCCAGAGTCGAAGTGGGTCCCTTTTACGGCCCCTTTCCTCCAGCAGCGTCTGGAGTTTTGCCCGTGAAAGGCTGACGAATGCCGTTTCTGCTCCTGAAAAGTAGGCTGACAGAAGGATGCAAAGGGCTATAACCACCCACTCCCAGGTGGGCACGGGCACATCTAACATCTTTCCCTCTGGTCATGTCTTGTCGCCAAGTTCGTCATGTTCCAGATAGCTGATATACGGTTCTCTCTGGGCGCTGCAGAATCTACTGACGCGGTTTACTGTTTCCTCCGGATCATCGCTTATGGAAAGGAGGTCCAGTTCATCTTCGTCCAGAAACCCGGATTTTACCATGTGGTTTGTCATCCAGTCGTACAGCCCTCCCCAGTAGCCCCTGTCAAAAAGGATGATGGGAAATTTATGCATCTTGCCGGTCTGTTTCAGAGTCAGGGACTCGAACAGCTCATCCATGGTCCCGAAACCGCCAGGCAGGATGATAAGCGCCTTTGCATACTTGAGGAACATGACCTTTCTGATGAAAAAGTAACGAAAATTCAGAGGGACCGTAACATATCCGTTGGCCTGCTGCTCCTTCGGGAGAAGGATATTGAGTCCCACCGATTCCCCTCCGCCCTCCATGGCGCCCCGATTGGCTGCTTCCATGAGCCCCGGGCCTCCACCTGTGACCACGGCATAGTGTTCCTCCGCGAATCTACGGCCGATTTTCCGCGCCTTTTTGTAAAGCTCATCCTCCGGCCGGCTTCGCGCCGAGCCGAAGATAGTCACAGAATCAGGGAGTTTTTCCATAATCTCCATCCCCGTGACCATCTCGGCCATGATCCTGAACAGACGGCGGTTGTCCATCTCGGCCCTGCGCAGCCTCTCGATGGCAGGATAAACCTCATGGGCGAGAACATCGCCCATGAGCGAGAACATGAGTTCTCGCATTTCATTGTCGTTCACACAGACCCCTTTCGAGTGTCATTAACCCACGCATGTGCTCCACACCTGAAACGCTGGTCCCGCTCTGTAATTCATATCAGACTTTCTCATCCGAGGTCAACGCCAACCGGCCGGAAAGTCGTCGGCAGCTTCCTCTTTTATCCCATATATGTTAGCTTGTTCTGCTTCAATGGAAGGGCCGGATGGAGGAAAGAATCTTGACAGAGGCGAAACAGCGGACAAGACAGGGCAGAATTTTCGAGCCAAAATGGCTCGCGTGGGAAATTACCGGCAGATGCAACCTGAACTGCATCCATTGCCGTTCCTCGTCCACCATGGGTTCGGGCCAGGGAGACTTTTCTCTGGAAGAGGCAAGATCCCTCATTGACGAGATAACCTCTTTTGCAAAACCGGTGGTTGTCCTTTCCGGCGGTGAGCCGCTGCTGCGTAAGGACGTGTTCGAGATCGCTTCCTACGGTACCTCCAAGGGGCTGCGCATGGCGCTTGCCACCAACGGGGTCCTCGTAGATGATGAGGTGTGCGATAAGATCAAGCAGTCCGGAATCCGGATTGTTTCCCTCAGCCTGGACGGTTCAAATGCCGGGATTCATGACGACTTCCGCCACCAGGAGGGCGCCTTTGAGGCAACCTTGCGGGCGTCGGATTACCTGAAGAAAAACGGCATTGAGTTTCTTGTCAATTCATCCTTCACCAAGCGGAACCAGACCGATATCCCCAACGTCTACCGGCTGGCCAAAAAGATCGGGGCCGTGGCATGGTACATGTTCATGATAGTGCCCATGGGAAGGGGCGAGGAGCTCATGGCCGAGCTTATCTCCAGGGAGGATTACGACGATATCCTCAAGTGGCACTTTGACATGGAGCTGCAGGAAACCGAGATGCTTGTGCGCCCGACCTGCGCTCCCCATTACTACCGCGTTATCCAGCAGGAGGCCAAGGCGAAAGGGATCGATTTTAACCGACGCAACCTCAAATTCGGGACGGGCGGCGCAAAGGGATGCATCGCCGCCCAGTCAATCGCCTTTATCGGCAGCAAGGGCGACGTACAGCCATGCAGCTATTTTCCCCAGTCAGCCGGCAACGTACGTGAAAAAAGCTTCCGTAAGATCTGGGAAGATTCGGCCCTCTTTAACGACATCCGGAGCTTCAAGGATTACAAGGGCCGCTGCGGATCCTGCGAATACCTGGGGGTCTGCGGCGGGTGCAGGGCCCGGGCGCTGGCCGTATCCGGTGACTACATGGACGAGGAGCCCTTCTGCAGCTACATACCCAAAAAAATTGCCCGTCAGATGGCGGACAACAGGTAAACCAGCGAGGTTTAAATCCATGGCCGCCACATACCCGTTCATCGACGCCTGCTTTCGCAGACCGGTTCCCACAACCCCCATCTGGATCATGAGACAGGCGGGACGATTCCTTCCCGAGTACCAGAAGGTCCGTGGCACGGTGGATTTTCTGACCCTGTGCAAGACACCGGAACTGGCCACAAAGGTCACACTTCTTCCCGTGGACATCATCGGCGTCGATGCGGCTATCCTCTTTTCCGATATCCTCATTCCCCTGGAGCCCATGGGGATACCGGTGGCTTTCGAGGAGAAGGTGGGGCCTGTCCTCGGGGCCGTAAGGGACGAAAAGCAGATAAGGGCATTGCGGGCCATTGACCCGGAGAGGGATGTTCCTTTTGTCCTCGAAGCGGTGAGGATGATCAGGAAAGAGGTGGACGGCAGGGTCCCGTTGATAGGCTTCTCCGGCGCTCCTTTTACCCTGGCCACCTACGCCGTGGAGGGCGGAACGACCAAGTCGTTCCACAACATCAAGGGCCTCATCTATTCCCGCCCGAAGCTGGCCGACGAACTCATGGAAAAGCTCGGTGACGCCGTCATCGCCTACCTGAACGCCCAGATAGCAGCAGGGGCTCAGGCCGTCCAGATCTTCGACACGTGGGGCGGTATTCTGGCCGACCCGGAGTACGTCAGGTTCGCGTTGGACCCGGTAAAGAGGATCGTCGCCGGCCTGGACCGAAAGGACGTGCCTGTTATCTACTACATCAATAATGGCTCCTATCTGGCGCATCACATGGAAGGCCTGAACGTGGACGTTGTGGGAATAGACTGGCGCCAGGATATCGCTCTGGCCAGAAAAACCTTCGGCAAAGACAAGGCCGTTCAGGGAAACCTGGATCCCACGGTTCTTTTCGCATCACCGGACGAGATCCGGAGGCGCACCCATCACCTGCTGGAAGAGGCGGGCCCCGAACCCGGCCACATTTTTAACCTTGGGCACGGCATAATGCCCCAGACTCCCGTGGAAAACGCCCTTGCCCTGGTGGAGGCGGTTCACGAATTCAGGCGCTGACATGCCATGATATCCCGACCCGGAGGCACCGCAGTCCTTCTGCTCAATATGGGGGGCCCTGACTCGATTCAGGCTGTACGCCCGTTTCTGAAAAATCTCTTTTCCGACCCCGCGATTATCGGTCTGCCCGGTTTTATCCGACTTCCCCTGGCCGCGTTTCTATCCTCCTCCAGGGCAAAGAGGGTGATTCCGCGATATCGCCTCATCGGCGGCAGAAGCCCCATTGGAGAGATCACCGCCCGTCAGGCCGATTCCATGGCAAAGGCCCTGTCTTCCAGGGGACTGCAGGGAATAGGCCCGATCCTTCCTGCTTTCTCCTATTGGCACCCTTTTATACGGGATTCGCTTGAAAAGGCTTCCGGCAGCGGCCCTGAAAAACTTCTCGCTATATCCCTGTACCCGCAATATTGCGGGGCCACCACCGGGTCGTGTCTGAGGGACCTGGAAGCCGCGGTGGCAAGGTCGCCGTTTGAGGGCAAAGTCAGGGTAATCGACAGGTGGCCGGACCATCCCGGTTACCTCGACGCTCTGGCGTCCACCATCAGGGATGCACTGGATCAGATCAGGCCTGAGGAAAGGGACGATGCCGTGGTCCTCTTCTCCGCGCATGGCATACCGGTATCCCTTGCCGACAGGGGCGACCCGTATCCAAACGAGATAGCCAGGACTGTTCAGGGGGTTATGGAGAGGCTGGGAAACCGTGCTCACGTTCTGGCGTTCCAGAGCAGGCTGGGACCGGTCAAATGGCTGGGCCCCGACCTGGGGGAGGCCCTGAAGGACCTGGCGGGAAGGGGCGCTCCTCCGATTGTGGTTGTCCCGGTGTCATTCGTGTCGGATCACATCGAGACCCTGTATGAGCTTGACATCCAGCACCGGGAGATCGCCGGGAACCTGGGTATTTCGACCTATGTTCGGGCTCCGGCGTTAAACACCCGTCCCGACTTTATAGAAACATTGGCCAACCTGGCCCAAGAGGCAACGAATGACCGGACCGCAGGAAAAAACACATAGGGTAGTTGTAATAGGCGGGGGAATCTCAGGGCTTGCCGCCGCCTACTTCATCCAGAAGGGGTTGCGGGAGACCGGCGCACCTTTTTCGTTGGAACTCGTTGAGAAGGAAGGGCGGGCAGGTGGAAAATTCACCGCCCGCAGGGAAGGAGGTTTTCTTGTCGAGGGCGGACCCAACGGTTTCCTTGACAGCAAACCGTGGACTCTGGACCTTGCACATGAATTGGGGCTGGATGAGTCCCTTCTTCCCAGCGATGAGGCCGCAGCCAGGCGTTTCATCTTTTCAAGGGGCAAGCTTCACGAGTTGAAGGCCTCACCCATGGGCTTTTTTACCTCCAATCTTCTGTCCGTACCGGGCCGGGTCCGGATCGTCGGGGAACTTTTCGCCCCGGTCACAAAAAAAGACCAGGATACCAGCCTTGCGGAATTCGCCGTCAGGCGGCTGGGACGTGAGGCTCTGGAACGCATGCTCGATCCCATGGTATCGGGGATCTTTGCGGGCGATCCCGAGAAAATGAGCCTGAGGGCCTGCTTTCCCCGCATAGCTGAACTGGAGGAAACCTATGGTGGGTTGATCAAAGGCCTGTTTGCTATCGCAGCTGAGAAGAAAAAGGCCAAAAAACGTGGAGAGGAGGTCATCTCCTCGGGACCTGCCGGACCAGGTGGAGTATTGACATCCTTTAAGGAGGGGATTTCTGTCCTGTCCGACAAGCTGGCCGATGATCTTGGCGACTGCCTGCACACTGGAGATGAGGTCGTCACTGTGAACAGGTTCAACGGCAGATGGAAGATCAGGACCAAACGGCGTGATTTCGAAGCAGACACTGTTGTCCTTGCAACCCCGGCTCATGCCGCGGCCGGAATACTTTCGGGGGTTTCGTCCACGTGTGCGGACATTGTCGCCCGTATCCCCTATTCTCCCATGGCAATCGTCGGACTGGGCTATGACATCAAAGACCTTGCCGCCCCCCCGAGCGGGTTTGGCTACCTCATTCCGTCCGTGGAACACCGGCGCATCCTCGGGGCGCTCTGGACCTCCAGCATCTTCCCCGGCCACAGGGCCCCGAAGGGAAAGGTCCTTATACGCGTCATAACCGGAGGGGCCAGGGATCATTCAACCCCTTTGCTGGATGAAAGCTCCCTCCTGAAAATTGTCGGATCAGAGATAGAGGGCACGATGGGTTTGACCGCGAAACCTGAGTTTGTAGTAATTCACCGATGGGAAAAGGCCATCCCCATGTACACCGTCGGCCACATGGAAAGGCTCAGTCTTGCTGAAGCATCTCTTCCCAAAGGGATTTTTCTTGCCGGCAACGCCTACAGGGGCATCGGGATCAACGACTGCGTGCGTGAATCGAAGGTTGTGGCTGACAGGGTTGTCAGAGAGGTTACTGGAACCGCAACTTGAAATAATCTGCTATCCTTCCAATGGTCTCCGGATGTATGATCGCAAATCTCAGGCCAGCCTGCCAGCCGGTCTCGATTCGATGACAAAAGACCACCTGTGCCCCGATGATCAACGGACTCTGGTCTCCAGGAAGATTGAAGGTCAGTTTGATGATGTCCTTCTCCCTGAGTTCGGATCCCGGGAAAAGCCCGATGCCTCCCTCGCTTATCTCGACTATTTCGCCCACCGACTGCTCCGTACCGGTGTCCACGTCCGCCAACAGGCTGCAGGCGACCCTCCTGTATGCCCGTGGATGGGTCTCGATAAGCGCCTGTACCCGCTGGTAAAGGAGCCTGGGGTCGACAGGTTTTATGAGGTAGTCGTCAATTCCTGCCATGTCGTGGTCGGAGAGGCGATGAATATGCTCCAGCGCCGTGAGAACCAGGACGGGCAGGTCCGCAAACTCTTTCCGTGAACGGATCTCCAGACGCATGGCCCGGCCATCCATCACCGGCATTACCAGGTCCAGAACCACCAGATCCAGGGTGCTGTTATTCTGCAGGGCCTTCATCCCTTCCGCTCCATTGGCGGCGGAAACGGTCCTGTACCCAAACCCCTCCAGAAGATCGGTCACCTGATTATTGACAAGGGGTGAGTCATCCACAACAAGGATCGTCTTTGCACGGCTTTCAGAGAGCACGGTCTTCCTCCATCCCACAGGGGCAATCCTCCCCGAAGGGGCACGCCGGGCACAGGGGCTTGCGCGGCCTGCAGATTTCCCGGCCCAGACGGATCATGTTGAGGTGAACATCAAGATAATCCTTCTCCAAAAAAAACTGCTCCAGAATTTTATGGGCTCTCACACGGTCTGCACCCGGATCCAGTATACCAAGGCGGCGGCACACACGAAAGATATGGGTATCCACGGGAAAGGCCGGGATTCCGCATGAGAAAAGGAGGACACACGCGGCGGTTTTCGGGCCGACCCCCTTTAATGAGGTTAACCGTTCACGGGCATCGTCCCTGGAAAGGTGACAAAGATTCCCAAGACCCTTTCCACCGTTTCCTCCCTCCGGGTCCAGAATATCCACCAGTATGCGCCATATTCTCCTGCTCTTCGTAGGGCCCAGACCAGCTGGAGAAATAGCCTTTTCCAAATCCTCGCGGGATGAAGACAGGACATCGCTCCAGCGGGGAAACCGCTCCACAAGCGCGCTGAAGGCCCGATCCCGATTCCGGTCATTGGTGTTCTGGGAGAGGATGGTCAGGATCAACTCATCCAAGGGAGGCCTTCTGGGGGGCGGTTCGGGGCTACCGAACCTGGCGCTGAGCCGGTTCGAAATGTAGGCAGGGCCGGGTTTCACATTTCAGCCTTTTATGTAACTCCGGGAAAGGCCGGTGGTCAGGAAGGCGGAGTGGCCCTGTAAGCCGAGTTCTGTTTCCTCTTCCGCCGGAGCGTCGGAGGAAGGTGACCATTCATCTGGGACCGCCGTCGCCGACGGCCTCAAGCGGCCTACCCGGAAACTTCGGACGGGTCGCCCTCAAACGTTCCCCTATTTGGCCTTGCACCGGATGGGGTTTACCTAGCTGCCGCCGTCACCGACGACACTGGTGAGCTCTTACCTCACCCTTTCACCCTTACCCGCCATCGCCGGAGCGAGGGCGGGCGGTCTTCTCTCTGCGGCACTCGCCCTGGGGTCACCCCCGGTTCGCGTTACGAACCATCCAACCCTGCGGTGCTCGGACTTTCCTCCCGCCCTCGCAAAAGCAATGACGGGCGGTCACCCGGACCACTCCGCACGGATATTGTAACTTAAAACGGATGGGTTCGCAAAGAGTCCGTCGGCTCTATAACGCCACACTCCCTTCAGCGTCGACGGCCATATTGGCAAGCTTGTCGGCCTGACGGTTCTTCTCCCTTGGAATATGCATGTAGGATACATTATCAAAATGAGCGGCGATTTTTTGTGCCCTGGAGAACAGCTTTTTCAGGTTTGCATTCTTCACCCTGTACTCGCCCGTCATCTGGCGAACGAGGAGCTGGCTGTCGGATTGGACCAGGATATCCCGCAGTCCGGTTTTTATCGCCAGTTCCAGGCCGTGAATGAGTGCGCTGTATTCGGCCACATTGTTGGTGGCCTTGCCAAGAAAGACGCCCTCCTGTTTATCCCCGCCTGCCGGCCCCTTCAGGACCACTCCGGCACCGGCCGGGCCCGGGTTTCCTCTGGCGGCTCCGTCAATCATCAGCACGGCGACAGGGGGCCTGTTTCCCACGGCCACGGCGGCCATTGCAAGTAAATCGGCCAGTTCATTCCTCCCGAGCCCGGGGAACTTTGCCAGCGTCCTCTCAATGTTCAGGGTCGCCGCAAGTTCCTCGAGAACATGCCTGGGATCAGGATTCGTCGGCATATATTATTCTTCCACAATTAGGGCACTGATGGATACTGCCCTGTGCCAGCACCTGGTTGAACAGCTGAGGTGGCACCATCATGAAACAGCCATAACATACCCCTTTTACAAGCTTCACGACCCCCTGGCCGTGATATCTGTTGAAAACTTTCTGGTAACGGGAGAGAAGATCCGGGTCGATAAGGCCGGCCTCGACTAACCTAGTCTTTTCGAGATCTTCACGCTGTTTCCTGATGGCATTCAGCCGTTTCTTTCCATCTTTTTTTACCCGGGCAAGGTTAGCTTTTTCCTCCTCCAGGGCCACCTCCACACCTTCTCTGCTTTCCTCGACAGATGTCCTGTCCGAACGCAGTTCCTTGACCTCGGCCTCCAGATCGCCCCTTTTTTTCCTGGCGGATTCACCCTCCCGCTGTACGGCCTGGTATTCCCGCTGCGTTTTGACAATCAGGAGCCTGGATTGAAACCGCCTCGTACTCTCCTTGACCTCTTCGAGCTGTCTGTCGAGCTCCGATATCTGTTCAGACAGACGTGAAAACTCAAGATCGATCTCCTCCATGCGGTTCGCTGTCTGTTCTATTTTTCTCTCCGCGGTCTCAATCTCCTGGGGGATTTTCATCTCTTCCGTTATGAATTCAACCAGTTTTTCGTCGGTCATCTGCAGATCAACCAACCTGTCCAACATTTTTCTCACTTTTGCTCTCCTCCCGGGTTAATCATGATATGGTCGCAAACAATCCATTCGTGGCTTTTTGTGAAGTTATCAATCACTCCTGTTCCCCTCTGATTCGCCGGGGTTGGGCGGTTAACGTCGTGAATGGATTCTCCTCAACCGCATAAAGGATCTCTACCGCTTTACCAAGATCTCTGAGCGCTCCATCAAGCAGTTTGCCAAAGCACTCCATACCGTAACGTTCCGGTGCAAAGTGCCCTATATCCAACAGGGACAAACCAGTTTCCTGCACCCTGCGGGCATCGTGATACCTGACATCGCCGGTGATAAACAGATCGCTGCCTCTGACCAGAGCTTCCTCCATCAGGGATGCTCCACTCCCTGCGCACAGGGCAACCCTCCTGATAATGGTCCCCTTATTCCCAACCAACCGGACAGCGCTTATACCCAGCTTCTCCCGAAGGGTCTCGGCCAGATCATCAAGAACCACTTCCGAATCCAGATCCCCAACCAGTCCCAGGCCATTCTTCCCTTTCTGTGGAAACAGGGGATAAAAATCAACTGCTGGTTCTTCGTATGGATGGGCCTCCCCCAGGGCGTCCATTGTGGACTCGATGTCGCTTTCCTCAATGATGATCTCCAGTCGAACCTCGCGTACCTTTTCAAGCCGGCCGGCCTTTCCTGCCACAGGATTTGTCCCTTCAGATCCCAGGAATGTACCCTCTCCGATGGTGGTAAAAGAGCATCTTGAATACGATCCTATGGTTCCATGCCCAAGATTGAATATGGCCTGCCTGACCCGTTCAAGCGCCTCGGCAGGCACAAATGTGACCAGTTTAACCCTGGACGGTTCCGTACTCCCGAAGGCCTGGACATTACGGAGGGTCAACATCTCAGCCAGGGCCCGGTTGATTCCCCGGGGCGCCGCATCGAGGTTAGTATGGGCGCTGTAAACCGCGATCCTCTTTTCGATGGCCATGGCCACAGCATGTCCGAACACGGTGTCCAGATCGAGATTTCTTATGGGTTTGTAGAAAAGGGGGTGATGGGTCAAAAGCATGTCGACACCGGAGCTGACGGCCTGTCCTACAGTGTCTGGGCTCGCATCAAG
Above is a window of bacterium BMS3Abin14 DNA encoding:
- the pdg_1 gene encoding ultraviolet N-glycosylase/AP lyase; amino-acid sequence: MDELILTILSQNTNDRNRDRAFSALVERFPRWSDVLSSSREDLEKAISPAGLGPTKSRRIWRILVDILDPEGGNGGKGLGNLCHLSRDDARERLTSLKGVGPKTAACVLLFSCGIPAFPVDTHIFRVCRRLGILDPGADRVRAHKILEQFFLEKDYLDVHLNMIRLGREICRPRKPLCPACPFGEDCPCGMEEDRAL
- the rnhA gene encoding 14.7 kDa ribonuclease H-like protein, coding for MPTNPDPRHVLEELAATLNIERTLAKFPGLGRNELADLLAMAAVAVGNRPPVAVLMIDGAARGNPGPAGAGVVLKGPAGGDKQEGVFLGKATNNVAEYSALIHGLELAIKTGLRDILVQSDSQLLVRQMTGEYRVKNANLKKLFSRAQKIAAHFDNVSYMHIPREKNRQADKLANMAVDAEGSVAL
- the smc_1 gene encoding chromosome partition protein Smc, giving the protein MRKMLDRLVDLQMTDEKLVEFITEEMKIPQEIETAERKIEQTANRMEEIDLEFSRLSEQISELDRQLEEVKESTRRFQSRLLIVKTQREYQAVQREGESARKKRGDLEAEVKELRSDRTSVEESREGVEVALEEEKANLARVKKDGKKRLNAIRKQREDLEKTRLVEAGLIDPDLLSRYQKVFNRYHGQGVVKLVKGVCYGCFMMVPPQLFNQVLAQGSIHQCPNCGRIIYADES
- a CDS encoding putative GTP cyclohydrolase 1 type 2 — translated: MLTVREIAEQTEKIAPPSMALPDDPIGLQVGNMEWQVRRLMLALDASPDTVGQAVSSGVDMLLTHHPLFYKPIRNLDLDTVFGHAVAMAIEKRIAVYSAHTNLDAAPRGINRALAEMLTLRNVQAFGSTEPSRVKLVTFVPAEALERVRQAIFNLGHGTIGSYSRCSFTTIGEGTFLGSEGTNPVAGKAGRLEKVREVRLEIIIEESDIESTMDALGEAHPYEEPAVDFYPLFPQKGKNGLGLVGDLDSEVVLDDLAETLREKLGISAVRLVGNKGTIIRRVALCAGSGASLMEEALVRGSDLFITGDVRYHDARRVQETGLSLLDIGHFAPERYGMECFGKLLDGALRDLGKAVEILYAVEENPFTTLTAQPRRIRGEQE